One region of Drosophila kikkawai strain 14028-0561.14 chromosome 2R, DkikHiC1v2, whole genome shotgun sequence genomic DNA includes:
- the LOC108083983 gene encoding uncharacterized protein → MIMLLTGTKMFRVANLPIAIQHFHNTASHQKYVAAVQIPIPSNVDVAEDSRFSPQRARDQMSTVILAQGPMSTIDITIDNSWKNAVSGTIAEQDPHVQSYDCFGSISLNSVMQSNVPSPFEGLNKFSHLNMPGGQWSQQYKFTSQNMQNSHYRVLRNSTRADWVTYDPNFTIERNGKAK, encoded by the exons ATGATAATGTTGTTAACAGGGACAAAGATGTTCCGAGTTGCAAATTTACCGATAG CAATTCAACACTTTCACAACACTGCATCACACCAAAAATATGTCGCTGCAGTCCAAATACCTATTCCGAGTAATGTCGATGTTGCTGAGGATAGCCGTTTCTCGCCCCAGCGCGCACGGGACCAAATGTCCACAGTGATCCTGGCACAGGGGCCTATGTCAACTATCGACATCACCATCGACAACAGCTGGAAAAACGCTGTTAGCGGCACTATTGCTGAACAGGATCCCCATGTGCAATCCTATGACTGTTTTGGGTCAATCAGCCTAAACTCGGTGATGCAAAGCAATGTACCGTCCCCATTTGagggcttaaataaattttcgcATCTGAACATGCCCGGCGGCCAGTGGTCACAGCAATATAAGTTTACATCTCAAAATATGCAGAATTCTCACTACAGAGTCCTACGCAACAGTACTCGAGCCGATTGGGTCACCTACGATCCGAATTTCACTATCGAAAGAAATGGCAAAG